The following are encoded in a window of Alosa sapidissima isolate fAloSap1 chromosome 12, fAloSap1.pri, whole genome shotgun sequence genomic DNA:
- the LOC121678490 gene encoding polymeric immunoglobulin receptor-like has translation MLFFRIALFILLHGFQGGNSLWTVSKVAVQKGGSITIPCHYHRTYRTNVKYWCKGRSWVFCREIARTTSKSRTEGVFITDYPSEQVFTVTKTNLDVKDTDRYWCAIKMSGFSSQTLRTSLELQVTEDPPDLFVMDNRVSVEEGGNVSIPCLYRDRLKSAEKKWCESGNLHSCRSATSPPEEPSVTISDDGSGVFTVTLMKLERKDIGWYWCSAGDIQAPVHINVTEKLDRFHNITVTTSGGVLASSWAPGGQTTRGPTSEITAPKTTFHSLLTHNPQGKTSTTTAVTDTSGQSTKYDLTSSAVLTSTISTTSANGETSDTYSATVTPTDVAPKCAFNNTCSTVPLNTTEDTTIYNRHLIWQSAAIVTGIVMAVVIIVGASFNYWRHHKRRHIRIELDDMTQQFNMEEDLVDDVGNDWPRSCLLYHSEDPESEGAL, from the exons ATGTTGTTTTTTAGGATAGCCCTTTTCATACTGCTCCATGGATTTCAAG GTGGAAACAGTCTCTGGACAGTATCCAAGGTGGCAGTGCAGAAGGGGGGTTCTATCACTATCCCATGTCACTACCACAGGACGTACCGGACTAATGTGAAGTACTGGTGCAAGGGCCGCAGTTGGGTTTTCTGTAGAGAGATTGCCCGCACCACCTCAAAATCCAGGACAGAGGGGGTGTTCATTACAGACTATCCATCTGAGCAGGTTTTCACCGTAACAAAAACAAACCTTGATGTGAAGGACACTGACCGCTACTGGTGTGCCATTAAAATGAGTGGGTTCAGCTCTCAGACTCTCAGAACGTCTCTGGAGCTTCAGGTGACTGAAG ATCCTCCAGATTTGTTTGTGATGGATAACAGGGTGTCTGTTGAAGAGGGAGGCAATGTGAGCATCCCCTGTTTGTACCGTGACAGACTAAAGAGTGCTGAGAAGAAGTGGTGTGAGAGTGGAAATCTCCACTCCTGTCGGTCAGCCACATCGCCACCCGAGGAGCCATCTGTCACAATCTCTGATGACGGCAGCGGAGTTTTTACGGTAACTCTGATGAAACTGGAGAGGAAGGATATAGGCTGGTACTGGTGTTCTGCTGGTGACATACAGGCCCCTGTGCATATTAACGTAACAGAAAAACTGGACAGATTTCACAACATTACAG TTACAACATCTGGTGGGGTTTTAGCTTCCTCGTGGGCCCCAGGCGGACAAACTACCCGTGGGCCAACATCAGAAATCACTGCCCCTAAGACAACATTTCACTCTCTGCTGACACATAATCCACAAGGAAAGACATCTACAACAACTGCAGTCACGGACACTTCGGGTCAATCAACCAAATATGACCTGACATCTTCTGCAGTACTGACCAGCACAATCTCAACTACTTCAGCAAATGGGGAGACGTCAGACACATATTCAGCTACAGTAACACCAACAGACGTTGCCCCAAAATGTGCATTTAATAATACGTGTTCGACTGTGCCTTTAAACACCACAGAGGATACCACAATCTACAATAG GCATCTGATTTGGCAGTCAGCTGCGATTGTCACGGGCATAGTGATGGCAGTGGTGATTATTGTTGGGGCCTCCTTCAATTATTGGCGTCATCaca AGCGACGTCACATCAGAATAGAACTGGATGACATGACACAACAGTTTAAT ATGGAGGAGGATTTGGTGGACGACGTTGGAAATGACTGGCCTCGCTCGTGTCTTCTGTACCATAGTGAAGACCCTGAAAGTGAGGGAGCACTGTAG